The genomic stretch TCCCCCCTTCGTGAGCCACACGACCACCCGCCCGAGATATAGAAGCCGGGAGAAAAGTGACAAAAAGAAGCCACGGAAACATCCTCTCGGCACGACTCCCTCGTCTCCACCGAACTCTCCAAATTGCGAGAAGACGAGGCGCTCCCTCCCCGCGGCGGTATCCGTGCTGTTTCTTTATGAtccccttcttctcttctcttcctccgtCAATTAGATCTGTGCAGCGTGCTCTCAAATTCCGACTGCTTGCCCTTCGATCGCGACATGAATGTCAGAATTTTTGTGTCATCGGAAGCAACGATGGAGATTTTTCTCGGTTCTTGAGACGGCGTTCGAGTTGCTTTTCCGTTTTCTTCCTCTGGTTCCTGCTAATTGGGCTTTGGACACGAAGTGGAGCTGGGCTTCAGCTCTGCTTCTAGGGTTTCTGGTCTGGTTCTTGGAGGCTCGGTTTGATTCGATTGGTCTGGCGACATGGCGCTGTTCAAAAGGTTCTTCTACAGGAAGCCGCCCGATGGGCTTCTGGAAATCTCAGAGAGGGTCTACGGTACGTTGTGAATTCTACCTTTTACGAGAGGACAtcctagttttttttttatttttttattttgcatgTGTGATTCGTGATGTTGGTGTtgcaagaatttttttttctgctACTGTTTTCTAACCAAAGATTGGATCATTTTTGGCAAAAATATTCTTATTTGTCTCGATATCTTTGCGTTTATGTTCCGGGTgaatattacttgttctttcggGTTTTAACGATTTAGAGATGAGCTGATTCAGCAAAGAGCTGCCATTTGGTTAGTACACTAGCACGTTTCTCTTCTCACCGaggaacaaaaaaaagaaaaagaaaaagaaaaaaaagaaaaatcaaaagatGGTTACTCCAGGTGCACGACGAAACACTTACCTGGCCAAGTGCCTCATTTGCAATACCTGCACATGTTTTTAAGTTAGTTTTCTCAATATTTGGTGGCGTTTGAGTCAATAGTTTATACTGAATTAAACATGCATTGAGATATCTTTTTTCTATCTTCATGCAAaaagggaattcaaatttggatgagatgtattttatatattttctgatTCAAACATGAACAATGCTAATGGTCTGAAAAAGGTACCAGGAACTAGGACCAGTGGATACTCCATCTCAAGTTTTGAGCAGTTATACCATACTTGGGGGCTAGCCTAGGGAAACTTCACTTTAGTTTAAGAAAAGGACAACTTTGTTCAATTACAAAGCCAACAAACAGATCGGAGTTAAAAATGTGAGCTAGCCTGGTGGAACTGACTAAACTAGTGCAACTGCAATTAAAATGAACATGTCAAGTATGGTCAGTCAGTCAGCAGTCTGATTGGCTTCTTGCAAAGCATGCGAAGCTTTATGATCAGGAATTCTGCCTAGTACATATTTACACAGAAATTCTATGCAACTTTTAGCATGCCATTGTGGAGAATCAGGTTTTATGATTTTCTATGCAGTTATGAAGCATAAGCCTGTGATCTTCTTTGATGATGTTCTCTAGTTGAAATATCTGTTGCTTATGTTCAGGAAAAGATCTTCTTTTGCTATCTTATGCTTCTAGTGTTACTTTTTCACTCCTCTCAATGAGAGACTTTCTGTTTTCAGTGTTTGATCAATGCTTCTCGACTGACGCCTTGAGGGAAGATGACTATAAAGAATGTATGGGAGGCATTGTGATGCAAATGCGAAATCATTTTCCTGATGCCTCATTCATGATCTTTAATTTCTGGGATGGAGAGACTGAAAGCCAATTAGCCAGCATTCTCTCTGAGTTTGATATGACTGTGATAGATTATCCCCGTCATTATGAAGGATGTCCTTTGCTTAAAATGGAGATGGTCCACCATATGTTGAGGTCATGCGAGAGTTGGCTTTGTTTAGGACAGCAGAACCTCGTACTGATGCACTGCGAGCGAGGTGGCTGGCCGGTTATGGCATTCATGTTAGCGGCACTTTTGATATACCTAAGACAGTATACAGGTGAGCAGAGAACGCTGGACATGATTTACAAGCAGGCCCCCCGTGAACTTTTAGAGTTCTTTTCACCCCTGAATCCTGTCCCTTCTCAATTGAGATACTTGCAGTATGTTTCAAGGAGTGTTGCCTCAGAGTGGCCTCCACTTGACAGAGCACTGACCTTGGATTGTGTCATTCTCAGAATGATACCAATATTTGATTCAGAAGGTGGATGCAGGCCAATATTTCGAATTTATGGACAAGATCCTTTTTTTGTCTCTGAGAATACTACAAAAGTTTTGTTTTCAAcgccaaagaaaagcaaattggtCCGACATTATAAACAGGTAACTACATGATTTGGATTGTCACATGTAATTTACTTCTAGAAATAGGGCAAATGGGCATGTATAATATCTGTTTCAGACTGCCACAGTATTTTTGCAGTGACCTAATCTGAGCTTCTTGGATCCATCAATCATAAAGTGAATTATCTTAGGACAAACTTTTGCATGCTAAATCCCCATTATTTCATCTGACCATATGCCAAATGGTGACCGGTAACTTTTTATTTCCACATAACTCATTATGACATTCTACAGTAGAACTCCCTTCATTATTTTGCATGTAGGTGGGATTTTGTATACTTCATAAAGGACAGAAACAGATCTGTTTCTTTGTCTCTTCTTAACCATAAATTTGCTTAAAGAGTTGTACTAATGTTCTTTAAATGAATGCAGGCAGATTGTGAATTAGTTAAAATTGACATAGGTTGCCACATTCAAGGAGATGTTGTAATTGAGTGCATTAGCTTGGATGAAGATCAAGAACGAGAAGAGATGATGTTTAGAGTTGTTTTCAATACAGCTTTCATCAGGTCAAATATTTTGATGCTGAGTCGTGATCAGATTGACATTCTGTGGGATGCTAAGGATCGATTCCCAAAGGATTTCAGAGCTGAGGTGTGTATCTTTTTTTCCCATTCGGGATTTTCTTTATTTTACATGTAATGCTCTTCTGATTCACAATCTTCTTGCTCGAAGGTTCTTCTTTCTGAGATGGATACAGCATCATCACTtatgactttggaattggcccaTATGGAAGATAAAGATGGTCTTCCTATAGAAGCATTTGCTAAGGTGCATGAGATTTTTAGCCATTTGGATTGGCTAGAAGGGAAGGGCGATTCTACACTTTATATTCTTCAACAGATAACATCCTCTAATTCACTGGAAGATAAATTGTCTGAAGTTTCTCATCAAAAAATGCAATCCTGTAATATGTCACAGTCATCTAGCTCTCACATAGTCATGAAGAACCTGCAGGATGATCAAGGAACTGATCATGGTGCATCTGAGACTGCTGAAGTGAAGGTGATGCCATTATCTTTGTCACAACTGTCAAGTACTCCTGCTCCTAGATTACTTGAATCTTCTGAATGCATTAAGTTATCAGTGGATCCACCATCATCACTACCATCATCTTTGCCATTTTCAAGGATTGTTGCTCCTGGGTTACCTGAGCCTGATGAACACATTATACAATCAGCAGTGCTCCAACCACCGCCactgccaccgccaccgccaccaccaccaccaccacctccacttTTGTCATCACCTCTGCCATCAGAATCAATGCCATCTTCAAAGCTACCatcatcttcttctcctcctccttctattGCTGTTGCTGCTACCACTAGCAGCATttcaccaccgccaccgccaccgccactgccaccaccaccaccaaagtTGGCCTCACAGGGATCAATTCCAATATTACCACCTCCACCACCGCCGCCACCTCCACAGCCATTTACAGTTCCAACATCATCAGTAATGTCAAAATCTCCTTTACTACCATCAATGCAACCTCCAGCTTCTGTGTTAGCAAGTTCTGTACCCTCTGATAAAAGTAATAAGATACCAACCGCAGCCTCTCAGTCTAGTCGCACTCAGTCTGTACCCCCACCACCTACTCCTACTATAAGCCCATTTAATAGTGTATCATCAGGTATCAAGGGAAGGAACTTGACACGTTCCAGAAGTCCCAGAAGTTTGTATACCTCccaatcatcatcatcaagaaggATGTCTCTCAAGCCGCTGCACTGGTCTAAAGTAACAAGAGCGATGTCTGGAAGTTTATGGGCTGACACACAGATATCCGATGAACTCCCAAAGTAATCTATCCCTGTACTAGTGAACTTTATGTTTATTATAAATCTATCACCttctttatattttctatttaccTATTGTAGGACTCCAGAGATTGACATGTCAGAACTTGAGAGTCTTTTCTCTGCACAATTGCCAAATTCAGATTCTTCCAGTGTAGCTGAAAAATCAAAACGCCGTTCCTCACTTAGTGGAAGATCTGATAAAGTTCATTTGGTATTCACCTCTATGCATATTTTGCTAGGCATTAGTAACTTTTCTccttgtttgtgatattggttttttTGACTTGTTCGTCTTAGCTTTTATTAGCTTTTGATGCTCTATTTCTCAGGGTCCATTAGTCAAAACTTGTTTGTCTCCATTTACAAAACATGACAATTTAAATATCACAGGTTCTGTTATCGAATAAATCTTTATAAAAGTTACAGCAATCAAGTGAGACAAGGTATCACTACACAATCTGACCACCATGGTTAAAAACTATTATACATGGAAGTTAAGACTCTTTAAGATTTATGATGCCTAGTTTATGGATTGAATGTTTCTTAAACTTTCAGAAAAAGGGCAGCCCAGTAAAGAGGTTCCTGCCAATGCAGGGTATGGTGAAGCTGTGAGGGGCAACATGTGTAGCTTTGCCTCTGTTATAATAGTCTTGGTGATTGAGTCGCTGTATCCTTTTTACGCTTTTACATCACAAATCCAGTAAAAAAATAGACCATTGCTACATTTGATTTTCTCCAATCGTGGCATAAGTTTACATTTTTAAGTATTAGTTTACATTTAAGGTTGATGAATAAGAGGCAGAAGTTAATGATgacttttaatttaaaatatcatgatggtatttttTTATCTGTAATGAAATTATTCAAATTTGTAATTGTTATAGGATGTAATCTTAAAATATTTGACATTGTTCTTGTTATAATACATGATTCATAAGAAATTATAAAAACTTGTAATTGTCTTAGGATGTAATCTTAAAATATCTGACATTGTTCTTGTGATGATACATGATTCATAATCTCGCTTCTTGCAGATTGCTCTTAGGAGAGCTAATAACTGTGAAATAATGCTCACAAAGGTTACAGTGCCAATACCTGATTTAATGGTAAGTTCATAAAATATTGTAATTTGTCCAATTTATTTTCGGGTTGTGGAATATCCTAACTAGGATTTGATCTAGTTTACTTATATAATCCTCAGACTCTACAGATCATCAAGAAGATACATTTTGTgttagatcatttttcctaatatgTTGTCCCATAAAAACGTTTTTTCCTTCACAATTTTTGATTTCACTTCCTCATAACTGTTTCTTGGATCTGTTTCAGAGTTCAGTTCTTGCCCTTGATGAGTCTATTTTAGATGCAGATCAGGTTGATAATCTCATAAAGTTCTGTCCAACAAAAGAGGAAATAGAACTACTACAGGTAATCATATACTGTCAATACTTCTGTTATAACAACCTTTCCTATTGCTTTCTTGCCTGATGACACCTTtgtttgatttctctttctttttatgtTTAATATATCTCATATGAATTTTCAGGGTTATAAAGGTGATAAAGAAAGCCTAGGCAAATGTGAACAGGTCAGTCAATTCTTGCTTTTTATTTATGTTCTTGGTTCTGGGTAACTATGACAGTAAACCAGAGATAAGCATGTCAAGTTTTGTTtgtttgatatcttcatgtgtaaaTATCGAAGATATATGTATAatcaaaagaagaggaagaagttaaaaaataaattatagttATGGTATTGATTTCAGTAATATAGCAAACTTAGAAAAAACTAACAACTGTTGAAGTTTTGATGCTACCCTTTGTTTTCAGAATACAAGTCGCTTTTTACAATTGATGACATCATCCCAATTGACAAGGTCACACacagtaattttttttaaaaaagtgtAAGATGATCTCTTCAAACTGATGATATAGTTTGTTTAGCACATACGGAAATTccccaatgtttttttttttaaattctctatgaacTACCCATTGTCTTTTATCCTCCGATTTTGTTCCATGACCAAGTAGAACTATCTTTGTAATCTCTCGTGCTATTGGTTCTCTTAGAATTTGGAAAACCAACTGTGGTTGGATTCCATATCTCAGATCCAATATGTGATTGGATTCTTGTATTCTGTTGAtcattttcttttagatttttagATGGTGACCTTGATGTACTGATTTTGTTGCTCCATTTTATGTTGATTCCACAAAATTTTCGTTACCGTAGGGAGAAACAAAGAAGTTTTTCTATCAAGGTGCATCTTGGACTGCATTTTTTATAATCTGAGAATTTGAGGGAAAGATAATTGTTGTATATTTTCTTGAACTATATAAGATTTCATGATGCAAGTCCCTACAAATGATATTGGATACAAATGGTGAACATTGTATAATTTAATAATTTGTATATGGATCACCTGTTCTTATGGTCCCAATGGGTTCTTTTGTAATCTTTCttaataaaatatagtttttctGAGACCTGGCCGGTTTGTCCCAAACAAGGTCCACCTGTTGATGTTCTACACTTTTATAGATCAATGCTTTACTTTGCTATGCTATAATGCatgatgaactgtgaaaagacaaCCGTATTAATATATTTTGGTTGTTTAGATGTATCATAATTGTTGCTCATATCTATTTGGTGGGTTTTGTTTGATCTATCAAATAACTAACTCCATGATGGATCCAATACCAGTTCTTTCTAGAGTTGATGAAAGTACCAAGAGTGGACTGCAAACTGAGAGTCTTCTCCTTCAAGCTACAATTTAGCTCTCAGGTATAATGATAAAGTATGTTCTGTTTTATGTGTGCAAATATTATGCAAAAGATATTACTTCCACTGGTGTAATGATCATTACAGGTTGCTGATTTAAGAAGCAATTTGAACACTGTAAACTCTGTATCTGAAGAGGTAAAAGTTTAGATGGAGACAATATCCATAAGTGATGTTTTATAAATTCAGATACTGAGTTCGCACTGCTTCATGATCAGATACGAAGTTCTGTGAAGCTGAAGAAAATCATGCAGACAATTCTTTCATTGGGAAATGCATTAAACCAGGGAACTGCCAGAGGTAAGTTGGACTGCTAAATATCATATTTGATATATTCATTTATCTGATGTATAAATGGACTACAAACAGAATTTACTTACTATGCTGATGAGGCATGTCTCACACTGAACACCTGCACACCCACACCCACACACATATAAAGGGAGATAAAAGATCAAACAAGGGGGCTTGCTTCCAGCTTGAGGATGCGAAACGTTTTGACACCAGAAACCCAAAACAATAAAATAAATGATTGACAAGGGATGCTTATTTGGGTCAGCTTGATAACCGAGGTGGTTAGTGGTGGGGCAATGATGCCATGTGTCAAATTCCATGTCTACCAGGAATTCAACCTTGTTAAAATATATGTAAAACCAACAATATTGCTTTCTTCTTATCTTTAGATCAATTATAGCATGTGGTTCTTTAATGTAATGATATATTCTGCTGCTACTTTCTAAGGTAATAAAGGAACTGATCAGCACTTAATATCAGCTTCTCTCTAAGTTAATTAGAAGAACTGAATGTATCATTGGGCCTGTAGTCAAAGTTTAAAGCTTTTAGTATCGGCTTCTCTTTAataacttttctttctttctgttaATTTCCAACCATCAATGAGTTTTGTTATGCAAGTCTCCAAGTTCATAGCTGCTGTCAGTGTGAAATATATCAAGGCCTCCAGAAAATTAAGAAACTTTACCAAGCATTTCATTGGTCTTATTAAACCTCCTTAAAGAAAACAAATATGAGAACGACCTTTGTTTAACATATCACAATTTCATCTGGTAAGATTTCTCTTGTGTATAAATTGGGACCCAAAAGTTATTTGTCTTGAAGATCTTTAAGAGGATTAAATTCACTTGCTTCTTTCTCATTCATTGAGAACATTATTTGTCTCAGTTATATTTTTGGTTTTGGACTTCTACGTCTGGACTATTGTAATAATTGATGTGCAAAATCGTTTCAGTTTTTTGAGTATTCATGCATGTGACTTCTTTTATTGGCTGAAATCCACTGATATC from Musa acuminata AAA Group cultivar baxijiao chromosome BXJ1-3, Cavendish_Baxijiao_AAA, whole genome shotgun sequence encodes the following:
- the LOC135616914 gene encoding formin-like protein 18, translating into MALFKRFFYRKPPDGLLEISERVYVFDQCFSTDALREDDYKECMGGIVMQMRNHFPDASFMIFNFWDGETESQLASILSEFDMTVIDYPRHYEGCPLLKMEMVHHMLRSCESWLCLGQQNLVLMHCERGGWPVMAFMLAALLIYLRQYTGEQRTLDMIYKQAPRELLEFFSPLNPVPSQLRYLQYVSRSVASEWPPLDRALTLDCVILRMIPIFDSEGGCRPIFRIYGQDPFFVSENTTKVLFSTPKKSKLVRHYKQADCELVKIDIGCHIQGDVVIECISLDEDQEREEMMFRVVFNTAFIRSNILMLSRDQIDILWDAKDRFPKDFRAEVLLSEMDTASSLMTLELAHMEDKDGLPIEAFAKVHEIFSHLDWLEGKGDSTLYILQQITSSNSLEDKLSEVSHQKMQSCNMSQSSSSHIVMKNLQDDQGTDHGASETAEVKVMPLSLSQLSSTPAPRLLESSECIKLSVDPPSSLPSSLPFSRIVAPGLPEPDEHIIQSAVLQPPPLPPPPPPPPPPPPLLSSPLPSESMPSSKLPSSSSPPPSIAVAATTSSISPPPPPPPLPPPPPKLASQGSIPILPPPPPPPPPQPFTVPTSSVMSKSPLLPSMQPPASVLASSVPSDKSNKIPTAASQSSRTQSVPPPPTPTISPFNSVSSGIKGRNLTRSRSPRSLYTSQSSSSRRMSLKPLHWSKVTRAMSGSLWADTQISDELPKTPEIDMSELESLFSAQLPNSDSSSVAEKSKRRSSLSGRSDKVHLIALRRANNCEIMLTKVTVPIPDLMSSVLALDESILDADQVDNLIKFCPTKEEIELLQGYKGDKESLGKCEQFFLELMKVPRVDCKLRVFSFKLQFSSQVADLRSNLNTVNSVSEEIRSSVKLKKIMQTILSLGNALNQGTARGSAIGFRLDSLLKLSDIRARNNKMTLMHYLCKVLADKLPGVLDFHNDLVRLEAASKIQLKILAEEMQAISKGLEKVEKELTSSDSDGPVSETFCKTLKEFLVVAEADVRSLTSLYSGVGRSADMLARYFGEDPAHCPFEQVVSTLLDFTRMFERAHEENCKQLELERKKAQKEAEHEKLRHAIHKKGPDHLMQSRNVSGHTRWQASLTIQVKGCLECEVPLSMKTHHGNMFITVWANSSR